In the genome of Erpetoichthys calabaricus chromosome 13, fErpCal1.3, whole genome shotgun sequence, the window tatattatatataataaacagtatattgtgaaaacagCATGTCACATTGCTATCATTAACTTCATATAAACATGTACATGTGGCTTAACCCACTTTTctttgcaataaataaaatagaatatcAAGTGACAATTGCAAtctacttttttgtattattaaaactGTAGCTTAAAATCACTGAAGGGCACTAAATCTAcgaatatttctaaatgttaggTAAAGGTCAAAGTGACAAATGCACTAAAATGTGGATAACGTTAATGGAGGAAAGAAAGAAACTCACTATTTTTATCCAAATATTAAAATACCTTAAGCATGCTCAAAAAGGAATAAAAGGATacatctttttgttctttttttgtacatTATCCTATAGCCACATTCTCGACATCTGATTGGATCCCTGGCTTTAATTTCGTTCTCTGTGTGGCACTCTGATGAAAAAGAAACATCAACATTAGCACACATATATCAAGGCAAAAATCTagtaacaaaatatttacaaaacaaaaaaaataaagttgttgtttttctgtccaacaggccatctgaccttattctttaatattattattccctaatcttgtttgtttttcatttaactttttttgttgtcttgtaaagcactgcaagacattctttgtataaaaatgtgctctataaataaattttgttcttGTTAAACAATAACATACAACACATTCAGAAcatattcagacctcttcactttttcaGATTGTGTTATGTCATGCTAAAATCGTTCAAATTGGGCATGAGGCAACAGGGACTAAAATCCCTAAAGCATGCTTTCAATAAAGCGGTgagagtgtatgtgtgtacagtgcCTCAGAACCCTTTACTTTTTACACATTATATTGCAGTCTTATGCTAAAATGATTCAAATTATTCCCCCATgctaaaattattcaaattatcCCCCATCCCCTTAAGCaaaactcaataccccagaatgaaaaagtgacaacaggcttttagaaagttttgaaattcatttaaaataaactgaaacctcacatttttatggtgATAAGCCTGTGACACTAGTACTACACCACAGCTCACCCATTATTGATTTCTGAGAGTCTCTACACTAGCCTGGTGTGTAAGAGTGTACTCCGAGATGCACTGGCATCATTACTTAGACATGTGTTCCTACAATGTGCCCAGTATTGCCAAGATAGGCTTCATGTGTCATTAACCTGTATCTGACATGGTTAAGAAAATGGGGCTGGGAAAATGGTATTAACACATTAATGCTAATAGACTAATCTAACGGATTAAAAATGCTGGTCTTATTTGAAGAAGGAAGCTGCTTAATATTCTGGACAATGACTCTCACACCCATATGAGGCTTTGGCTAAACAGAGAAACACATTTAGTAACAGACAGGCAACTGTGTTGCTCTAAGGAATGCCACATAAAAGATAATTCTACAATCAGCCATCAGACTCCATAATAAATCACCCCACAGCAGAGGTGGTATTGTTCCCTGTCTGCTGAATACACTGTATCAATGACCGACATCATGTACTGTAAAACTAACTTACAAGTTATAATCACTTTACACATTCCTACATTTACTTACAGGCAATTCttgttatatgtgtatttgtatctGGTTAACATACTTAAGATAATGATAACTTTTGTTATGAGTAATTGTGCCTTTTTTGTCTTCTGTTGCAATTTTCCCTGGGGTTAATAAAGTTTCTGTGTGTCTATCACTTCTGCACATTCACACGAGTCAGTTTAGAAACTCCAACCTAGATGACAACTTTACTCATTTAAGGAAAACTCATGtatggaagaacatgcaaactacagacATACAATGAATTGTGATTCAAACCTCATAAAGACTTTAGtccaattaaataataaaagtaatcaaTTCCTAACAGTGTGCATCCGcttaattacatttaataaaataaaataagcttaGTTACCTCCACAAATGTATATCATTGGTTGCTGCTTAGGTGGTGGAACATCCTTTTGAGTGTCCATGTTGATCTATAAGAAAAATGGTTATATTCAGGATTAATTCACAAATATACGAACGACTTTCCACACAGATCTGACTTTCTCTACAGAAAATTTAAAAGTACATCTTAAAATAATTGGTATCATGTCTGCTTGCATAAGAATGAATAGGATTGCGAACGCAAAACAGTGAAATAagcaaaatgtaatataaatacatacagggggaaaaaaagttttCCTGTACCACGATAGACACTGTTTCACAGCAGGTTACTTCTCCTGTGGGCATGAACATATGCCGCTTCGGAAAACCAGTAATAAGGTGAAGGCTGGCATCAGCATGCAACCCACCTTTTTGACCACGACCCTTATTTCTAGATCAAAGCAAATTTAAATAGACATTAAAGGTCCCTTCAAAAGAATCTTAGTAGATTCACGCGTTTCACAAAGTAAAGCTCCGCTGTCTGAACAATTACTTTTAGGTCTTTCATTTACCTCAGTCCCGAGTCGTTTACCATTACCAATTCGCACAAATCATCAACGTAATTGACAAGAAAGTTATTTGGAAGCCCCGTTTCTTGTGGTTCGATGCTGGGCCCCGATCAAAAACGATATTATCTTTGCACCTCGTTCCATTTGATATTTTACCAATCGCAAAAAAAGAGCACACCAAGTCGTTCGTGCGATTATTCGTACCTGTACGTTCACACAACTGTCCGCCGTTTATTCAAAAGACTACATATGCCCGTCACATTTGTACAGACAACACAAAGTTCAGTATGAATAACATTGAACCCCCTCGAGTGGTTCGTtttctcccttttaaatgaaaacagaaggaTTATTTACTGCTGCCATCTGCTGGTTGGAAGATCAATTACAACCATTTGGCGTAATGGTATTTTTCAATATTGAAGGCACTACGATTTCTTTAGTACAAATAGTATATTTTATAATCATATTAAAACGTAATTTTCTTATTTATCCGTTCACAAGTTAGTGTCTTCACAGTCAGCATACCTTACAGAGTCTCATGTGGAAGAGAAGGGCTGGGTTGAGATTGAGATTAGAGATTACAGTTAATTTTACTCCATTCAAGACAGAACATGGGCCTGTTAGAGTGCACCCTGATGCTGGCAGCTTGTTTGGCTGTGGTAGTAGAAATGGACCACTGTCTAACAGAGAACTAAGCATTCAGTGCTCCTGGGGCATAAAGAAGGTGAGAGTATAGTGGGGAACATTAAGGTGTGTGTTAGGAATTCCCCATCTGATAGAGGGCAGCAAGGTGACTCTTTGAGTTATAATTTCCTTTCTGCTATCCATTGTATTGAGTGTTGTCTGGCCCTTAAAATAGGAAATGAGGGTCAGGGTTGCAGAGACTCGTAGGACTGATATAAGGAGTGCCAGGGGTATAGTTCCAGGGGTTACAACGTCTTTTTTCAATCCCAAATTTTATCATCAGGATGTCCCCAGACATGTTTTTTGGCTGGGCTTAAGAAACCTTTCTGTTTAAAGCCTTTGCAAGAGCAGAGTTGGCAGGTTATTTCTGGGTTACCTCTTGAGAATATGGGAATCAGTCTTGCATTTAAAAAGGCCAGAAGGCTTTAGgttttctttattccttttcatgTTTTGTTCTCCACTACCATGTTCTCTTCCATTATATTCACTTTTGTAAataatcctttctttctttttaataatttagcTTCCTTTGTGACATTTTGGTAATGGCTCAAGACAAATAGTGCACCAACTGTCTGTTAGGTATGAATACCAAATAAAATGGTTCTTCATTCTAAGCTTCTTTTTCAAGATGTaaaattttgcaatttttttccaAGTCCTGGGTGATCCTTagatggagtttgcatattctccccatttGTGTGTAGGTTTCATCTGGGTGCTCTTGTTTCTTGCcatagtccaaaggcatgcaagttaggtgaactggtgatgctaaatggGCCCTGCGTGTGTTGGTGTGTATTTAGGCAGTGTAggttagtggttaaggctttggacttcaaagatTTGCAGCTTCAGTCCATCCATTGCTGGATGCACTATACCCATCTCTATAAAGGCCAACCATGTTGGTGTTATTCTGGATAACACTCTTTCTATTACTACTAACATAATCTTTCTCAGATTGTCACCTTACAGGTGCCAtcaaataaatgcatgagtatTACTATTGTTATACCCACTCTGAGATAACCTAGTTTTCTTAACACACATCCTTGGGTAGGATGAAAGAGGAAAACACATGTAAACAAGATAAGAGCAATCCACACAGATAGCACCTGGAATTTTAACACAGAACTCAGAAGCTGTAGGGGAGCAGTAACAACTTCACCACCACTGCACTTTGTATTAACTTTCATATTGTTACATGTAAAATCTTAATATTTATAGAGGCAATACAATTTTGAAAAGATTGCCAGGATGCAATATTATtggtacaataaaagaaaatattaattaatggACTCTGATTCATTGCAGTTGTTCCTAGTCATTATGGTGTATACTTGAAACTCACTGGAATAATAAATTTCATTGATAATTTAGAAATGAACCCCTTTTCATTTAGCAGCTATTGTGAATGTTGAGTATCTTGTATGCGCAGGGCCATCTTAAGGGTATGTTGCGCACCTAGGCAGACTCGGTTGCAAGCAACCCTAAAAGAGACGTGCAAAGTAGAGTTCCTGTTTTAGATCTGCACGGTTGGATCCACAACTGCAATCAATAAGTATGTCCCTTGGAGATTGGAACTCTTGCGATTGTATATAAAATCGACAAATTGGGGGGGAAGGTCCACCTTAGAGGCAGGTGCCTGCATGCCTACTGTTTAGTTCTCCCTTGGTCATGGCACCCCTAGAGCCAGCCTTGTGTATGCATAATGAGCAGATTCaatgattattaaaaattattattaaaattgtgaaaggcgctcaataaatgtaacttattattattattattataatgacatAAATCATTTTGAGTTGGACTTACACATCATTGTTAATAACAGTCTTTGTACTATATTTATTAGTATTCCTACCATCTTCCAAATGACATTcatttatgtataaatataattgaCAAGACCTTATAgcttaaaaaacaattcaattcaaatcaattcaaaagaagttaattagcagcagaaacgggtcactaattaagaaaagggttagaatgaaaacctgcagccactggggccctccaggaccagagtagGGGACCCCTAGTCTAAATAAATCAGCCTGGCATACTtcagaaatgaaattaaaacttgACTATAGGTAAATGCATTTTATGAGATTTGTCAGGGTAGGATAAGTAATCCTTTCCATTTTAGTAACTCACATTAGTGAAGATATTCTTATGCTCCATTTAAAGGCAGTTGCTCAAATCTATTTAGATGTATTTGTattatctttattgttaattttcctcaaagtaatgttaatgaaaattcaaaatgttatACATTTAATGGCTTTTTATATCCTTTACTGCAATGTAGGTAGCGTACCAGTCTTAAAACTCATTTACAGCATAAATCCACCCATCTATTGATTATTTAACCCTCCTGATTCAGTTCATGGGTGAATGGTACTGTCTAAATATCTGTCTCAGATCTTTCCATCAGTTTTCTAATCATTGTATCCAGTGAAAGGTTGAGCACGCCAACATGTAATATTGCCAACATGTAATATTACCAACATGTACGAAGGAAAAACTAGCAACTGACGCATGTCGGTTTCATCTAGATACGGGGTTAATGTGTTAATTCCACACAAGTACTGGGTGGTGTCTGGCCAAAAACGCAGGTGGTGGATTGCTATGTTTGACGTGATAACGAAAACGAGATTATTGCTGTTTTGGTGGATGTTAATAAAGTAGTTAAGGATTATATACGTGTGACCCGCTATTTCTAATAAAACACAGTGCACGCTCACTAAACCTGCGAAATGAACAATAATTGTAACTATTTTTTCCAATGAGAAATATGCATTGAAGTCAGCAGTACGGTGTAGTATTTTTAGCAGTCTTTAGCTACCTTAGTCCTTTGTAGTCAATACTTCCTGACTCAATTTCCCAGAAAGCTCCACCAGATGTGCGTCACGTAACCGGATATGTTTCCGTAGGGTTCTTCGTAGCTTTCTTAACTGGTACGCAGTAATGTAGTACCGTGGCGTGTTGGTATGTTTGGGGTACCCCGTCATAAGTAAGGTGACGCAATTCTATTTTCGGTTTTTAATGTTCCAATCCAGTtgtttttttccacatgctttgtgttttgtttgtctcTGCTGAGTTATATTTTAGGTTTTGTGACACATGTGCACCTTTACCACGTTTGGTAGCTTTTgcgtgtgtttttcttttctttttttatttcagaaaaggCAGACCCTCATTATTTTAGTGCAGTgtcaatgtaaaaacattttaatactttGCAGTGTCGGTAGTGTTACATATTAGTTGACAAGGGGCAAAAACGTGCCTGTTAAGTATATGCATTCCCAGTATGCCGCAGTGCCTCCGTTTATGCCTGCCAATGAACATGCGCGCCGTACAGGGTGAGCTTGCCTGCTTTTCGCATTATGCTACCAGATTAAACACCGACACCataattaaaactatttaaaattaaactctCAGTTATATCTAATTTTCTTTCAATGCCCAGTTCATTATTGCGTAACTGTtctgctgtttggcttttaagtgaaatgtgaaaaaatggtTAATTTTTCAATTTACTGTTTTGTGATTactcttttcttcttcagtgTGATTTAGGGGTTGTGACTGATAAAAATGTCTGGTGCCAAAGGAAGAAAATATGAGAAGAAGATGAAACACCAGCCCACAAGTGTTACTTTCCACACTGGCGATCCTGGTGTGAGCTCTTCTAAAAACTATAATGGAGCAGGCGCTCAGCAACAAGGTACACTCAAGtttgaaaatcattttttcttcttttttcagtagAATGGCTTGTGCTGCTGGTCATATAATACTTATTCCGTTATCTGACCCATGTCATGAAACTGTTGAAAGGCACATGAGTAATTTTACTTATGGTAAAAGCTTAATTTTTTTCGTTACTTTATGTTTTGGATATTTATGCAGATTGTGTGTAAAAGTATC includes:
- the polr2k gene encoding DNA-directed RNA polymerases I, II, and III subunit RPABC4, which gives rise to MDTQKDVPPPKQQPMIYICGECHTENEIKARDPIRCRECGYRIMYKKRTKRLVVFDAR